A single Paenibacillus kribbensis DNA region contains:
- the fliG gene encoding flagellar motor switch protein FliG — MGPEVSAQIFKHLRDEEIEQLTLEIANVRKVDAVEKDSIMAEFHQICLAQEYISQGGINYAKEILEKALGSQKAVEVINRLTATLQVRPFDFARKADPNQILNFIQNENPQTIALVLSYLQFEQAAVILSSLPQEKQADVARRVAVMDSTSPEVISQVERVLEQKLSATVTQDYTNAGGIESIVQILNGVDRGTERTILDSLEIQDPELAEEIKKRMFVFEDIVNIDNRSIQRIIRDIDNSDLQLALKVSSEEVRDVIFRNMSKRMAETFKEEMEYMGPVRLRDVEEAQTRIVSTIRRLEEAGEIIIARGGGDDIIV; from the coding sequence ATGGGGCCAGAAGTATCTGCTCAAATATTCAAACATTTGCGTGATGAGGAGATCGAGCAACTTACATTGGAAATTGCCAATGTGCGAAAGGTCGATGCCGTTGAAAAAGACTCCATTATGGCCGAATTTCATCAAATTTGTCTGGCTCAGGAGTACATTTCCCAAGGCGGTATCAATTACGCGAAAGAAATATTGGAAAAAGCGCTCGGATCGCAAAAAGCGGTCGAAGTCATTAACCGCCTGACGGCAACGCTACAGGTAAGACCATTCGATTTTGCCCGCAAAGCTGATCCAAACCAGATTTTGAATTTTATACAAAATGAGAATCCACAGACGATTGCTCTCGTGCTTTCGTACTTGCAATTCGAGCAGGCGGCGGTTATTCTGTCGTCCCTGCCACAGGAGAAGCAGGCAGATGTGGCCCGGCGTGTTGCTGTCATGGATAGCACATCTCCGGAAGTTATTTCACAAGTGGAACGTGTGCTGGAACAAAAGCTGTCAGCAACCGTAACACAGGATTACACGAATGCAGGCGGTATCGAGTCCATTGTTCAAATTCTGAATGGCGTAGACCGCGGAACCGAGCGTACCATTCTCGACTCGCTTGAAATTCAGGACCCTGAACTGGCTGAGGAAATCAAGAAGAGAATGTTCGTATTCGAGGATATTGTCAATATCGACAATCGTTCCATTCAACGCATTATCCGCGATATCGACAACTCGGATTTGCAGTTGGCGCTTAAAGTATCCAGTGAAGAAGTACGCGATGTGATTTTCCGAAATATGTCGAAACGTATGGCAGAGACCTTCAAAGAGGAAATGGAGTACATGGGACCGGTGCGGCTGCGTGATGTGGAAGAAGCACAGACACGTATCGTATCCACGATCCGCAGATTGGAAGAGGCCGGTGAGATTATAATCGCACGCGGCGGAGGAGATGACATCATTGTCTAA